CAAAGGCCAGGGATAACTTCTCTCTGATGGGTTCAACCATAAGATCTTTTAAAGCTATCAATGTTTCCCGGGGCGCCTCGGCTAACGTTTTTGCCAGTTGCAATGCATACGGCAGAACTTCTTTCCTGGGCAGCACCGGAAAAGGAATACCTTTTGACTGCAATTCCGAACCGTAAAAATTATTTCCGGTGTATAAAATTTCCTGGGTCAAACTAATGCCAATTTTCTCAGGAAAAATTAATGTTGCACCAGCGCCGGGAGTAAAGCCATATTTAAGATAGTTGCTGGTATATATGCTTTCCCGGCTCATCACAATCAAATCACAAAACATTCCCATGGACCAGCCGGCGCCGATAGCATGACCTTGCATGGCAGCAATTACGGGTATCTTGCAATCCAGCGCCAGGCTATAGATGTTATGATCGGTAAATTTCATTTTACCTTCATATATATCCAATAAAACTTCCTTGGTTCCACCGGAGGCAAAGTAACTGTCATATCCGGTCAGGACCACCGCTTTGTAGTTTGGATTGGCTTGAATGGACTCAAACGCCTGGAACAGGCCGGTGACCAATTCGTAGGAGAAGGTATTTTTATTAACCCGGTCTTGCATTGTTAATTGGACAATGCCCGGTTCCACTTCTCGGAAATCGACGGCAGCTTCTGTCATTGGGTTTTCAGCGGGGGGCTCTGCCCCCGCCGGACCTGTCGCAGCGGAACTTGATTCCGTTATTTCTTTTAGTTTTTTCTCAGCCTGCCCGGGGCTTATTTCCCCTGCTTGCAATGCACGTAAAATCTCTTTTCTATCCATCATCAGCCTCCCGCTATATTCCGACATTATCATCTCTCCCAGGGAAATTGTCCCTTATCAATATACCAAAAAATCCCCTCAAGATTGCGAGGGTCGGAAAATATCTCCTGGTTGGCCGCTAAAGCCAATGATTTGGACTGAAGCAACGAATTATACAACTCATTCATATAGCGTTTATATCGGGAAATTCCTGTTTTAGACAAACGTCTAAAACGAAGCAAATGTTTGCGAAGCAAAGACTCACTCTGAGCTTCATAGGCATCGACCAGGCCCCATGCATGGGCCTGTTGAAAGGAAATCGGCTGAGTCGATAACGTTAAATAATGGGCTTTTTGAAATCCCATGCGGCGAATCAAAAACGGCAGAACACAAGCCGGGAAAAGTCCGAATAATAATTCGGACAAACTAAACTGCGCCGTCTCATCGGCAAGCACAATGTCGCTGGCGGCGACGAATCCCACCCCGCCGGCATTAGCCTTGCCCCGGACGTGAGAAATTGTAATGTACGGTCCGGTAGCCAATTTCAGCCATAGGTCATACAAGGGCTCCGGCGATTGTTCCCGGCGTTGCCCGCTGGCAATTGTCCCGTGTATTTCCTTGAAATCAGCCCCAAAACAAAAGACTTCCGGCAAGCCTTCCAACACCACGATGGTTGCGGCTTCTTCACACATTGCCAGTACATGATGGCATTCTTCAATTAGGAGATCATTGATTGAATTGTTGGCCTCTGGGCGATAAATCTGCAAAAAACATATTGACTCCTGAAAACGGACTTTAATTGTCTGATAATTCATTAATACCACGCATATTCACGATGGAATTCTTTAATTTCTTTCAGGAACAATCGCCCTTTTCCTTGACTTGCGGCCAACACGCCCGGAACGAAATCAAAATCCAGATTGACATTGCGGGTGCCAAATCTTACAACGCCGCTTCCTAACAATATAGAATGATATTCCTCCATCGATAATTGATAGCGTTCATTTAATTGTTTCTCAATCTCAAACCGGCGCTGGCGTTCCTGACCTTGAGGAGTGACGACCCCGCTATAAAATTCGGAGCAGCAGCCCGACCCGTAGGAAAAACAACCAAGTCGCTTCGGAGAATCAAACCGGCCGTTGTCAATAGTACTTGCCAGCGACAGGAAGGAAGTGGCGCCCATGATATTTCCGACCCGCTGGCAGTAGGTCATTCCCGGCATTACGCGTTGATTAAAATCTTCTTCCACCTCAGGCGGCTTGGCTTTGACCATCTTCCGCATCATGGCCCGATGGGCTCCTTTCACCATGCCGCCAAAGGGAGTATGGAAAGTGAGATACTGGAATGTTTGTTGATAATCTGCGCCCACTACCCGTTTTTTATATTCCTGAAAAGCATTCTCGCAACAATCCAAATAGGACAACAGGGACAAATCCGCGTCCCCGGCTTCACTATCAGGAGTCGGGCGGCAAGTATCGCACACTTCATACCCGTAGTAGCCGTTGGCCCCTGCGTCTACTTGGAATGCATAAGGAGTTTCGCTGACTAAAACCGCCACGGCTCCCGCACCCGCACTAGGTTCCGCATAGGACCAGTCCTCAGTCATCTCCCCGCCTGATTCCCCTATAAACCGGGAAATATCAGTCGCAACCACCAGCGCTTTGGCTCCCGGCGATGTTTGGGACAGAATAAAATTGATTGCCATCTGAAGTCCGGCAGTCCCGGAATAACAAGCATTTTTCAGTTCAAACAAGCGGCAATTTCGATTCAATCCCAAATAATGATGGATATAAGTACTGATGGATTTGCCAAAATCAATCCCCGATTCGGTGCAGGATATCAGCAACTCAATCCGGTCTTTTTCGGCCTGGGAAAGAGAATCCACCACCGGTTTAGCCGCATTGACCCCATAGGAAACCGGATCTTCGTAAGGCAGGGCTACGGCCTTTTCTTTCATTAATAAATTTGAAAATCTTGCGGTATCCAATTTACGATGCTGGGCTAATTCCATCACATCCAGATAAGCTGATCCTCCAAAAGCATTCATCGCTTCAATTCCAACATTAATCATTATTCTTCTCTCCCTTAATCAATAGTTTTATATTTTTGTAAACTCAAAGTATTCAAAGTATACTAAGACCGCTAATGAATATCTCAAGCTATATGGAACGCATTAGAGTTCCTCTTTTAAACATATTGATTTAATAATTGATCAGCCTCTTCAATATTTAAGGTCCCCTCACGCACTTGCTGCAGCACCGTTTGCAGGTTATTATCCGGATTTGAATCGGCAGGTGTTTGATTCGCTTCTCCCGTTGCCGCATTTAATTCTGTTAATTCTTTTTTCAAAAATACGGCGAATTCACTAATGCTGGGATAATCATAAATTTTGGTCGCTGTAATTGAGGTTCCGTAGCGTTTATTAATTTCCTGAACCCAGGCCACCCCGATAATCGAATCCATTCCCAAATCAACGAATTTTGCATCGATGTCAAGCTCGCTCCGCTGCATATACAGGGCTTCCGCCAAGGTTGTCGCCAGTTCTTCCTGGATGGATTCCACTGCGACATTAGACGGCGTTGGATTTACCGGCGCCGGGGTTTCCCTTGGCTCTGCCGTTACCTGCGCCGGGGATTCGACTGCCTGCCCCTGGGGCTTGGCTGCTGCCGGTGCCGGGCTCTCGCCCGGCTCAGCAGTTGAAGGCGCTGGCGCCGGCGCCATTCCACCGCCGGCGATATCCATTTCTTTTCCTACAAATTCCGCGAATTCACTGATGCTGGGATAATCATAGACTTTAGTTGCCGCAATTGAGGTTCCGTAGCGTTTATTGATTTCCTGAACCCAGGCCACGCCGATAATCGAATCCATTCCCAAATCAACGAATTTTGCATCGACGTCAATTTCACTTGGCTGCATATACAAAGCTTCGGCTAAACTTGCTGCCAGTTCCTCCTGGATGGATTTCACCGGGATTTTAGACGGCATTGGATTTACCGGCGCCGGGGTTTCCATCGCTTTAGCGGCAACCTGCGCCTCCTGCTCCCGGGGCTTGGCTATTGCCTGCGCCGGGATCTCGCTTGGCTGAGAAGTTGAGGGCGTTGGCGTTGACACCATTCCACTGCTTGGGATATTAAGTTCTTTTACCATAAATTCCGCGAATTCACTGATGCTGGGATAATCATAGACTTTGGTTGCCGCAATTGAGGTTCCGTGGCGTTTATTGATTTCCTGAACCCAGGCCACGCCGATAATCGAATCCATTCCCAAATCAACGAATTTTGCATCGACGTCAATATCGCCCGGTTGCATATACAAGGCTTCCGCCAGGCTTGACGCCAGCTCTTCCAGTAAAGATCCCGCCGGATTAGCTGTTGGGACATGAGCCACAGGTTTCGGTTCATCGCTGATTTTCCCTGGAATAGTATCCGCTTCTGCCACCGGAACGCTGGTTGATGTTAAGCTGGTTGATGTTAAGCTGGTTGATGTTAATGTGATCGATTGTTGAATTTGATTTACCGGTTTACTTGATAGGGTTTGGTATCCCGGCAAAGATCCTAGAGATATCCCGCTGGGCTTGGCAGATATGTTGGCAACAGTTGGTTTTTCCATGGTTCTGAGTTCCACAGACGGTCGGGAAACCGGTGATTTATTTGCGCTGTCCCCTATCGCGGCCGTTGCTTCCTCTCTGGCCGGTTTGCTTGCTATTGGGGGATTGTCTGCCAAGGATCGTAAAGATATTTCGCTGGGTTTACCGGCTGTGTTGGCAACAGCCGGTCTTGCCGCGGCCGTGAGTTCCACGGGCTGCCGGGAAACTGACGGTTTACCGGCGGTATCCCCGGCTGAGCTCACTGTTTCCTGTCTGCCGGCAGCTTCTTTGTCAAAAAGATTGGTGAACCAATAGCGTTCCCGCGAAAATGGATAAGTAGGCAGGCTGATACGTTGCGGTTTGGCATTGCTGTAGAGCTTTTTCCAATCCAGAACAAAGCCCTTGACCCACAGGTCCAGGAGCTTGGTGTATTTCCCTTTGGCTATCCAGGCATCAATGGTTTTTACCATGTCTTCGTCTTCGGCGAAGACAGCCAGCATTTCTTTATTGCGTTTGACCTGCCCCCGATAGAGATCGTCTATATTGTCCTGGCCATCCAGGTAGTTTTTCAGCTTCTCCTCCAGTTCCGGGAGAGATACTGCGGTTAGGGCCAGGCGCTCCTCCATGGCCTCTCTTCCCACCTGGAGGGTGTAGGCGACGTCGGCCAGGTCGGCGGCGGCGAACTGCTGGGTTTGGATGGCTTGCAGGAGCTGTTGGGCATGTTCCTTCAGGCGCTCCTCGTTCTTGGCTGAGAGTACGATGATGGCCGGGTTTTGGGAGGTGACGGCGATTTTAGGTTTTTCCTGATTGGGGATGTACTCCTCAATCACCACATGGGCATTGGAGCCGCCGGCGCCAAAGGAAGAAATGCCGGCGATCCTGG
This window of the Methylomusa anaerophila genome carries:
- a CDS encoding enoyl-CoA hydratase/isomerase; the protein is MNYQTIKVRFQESICFLQIYRPEANNSINDLLIEECHHVLAMCEEAATIVVLEGLPEVFCFGADFKEIHGTIASGQRREQSPEPLYDLWLKLATGPYITISHVRGKANAGGVGFVAASDIVLADETAQFSLSELLFGLFPACVLPFLIRRMGFQKAHYLTLSTQPISFQQAHAWGLVDAYEAQSESLLRKHLLRFRRLSKTGISRYKRYMNELYNSLLQSKSLALAANQEIFSDPRNLEGIFWYIDKGQFPWER
- a CDS encoding hydroxymethylglutaryl-CoA synthase family protein, producing the protein MINVGIEAMNAFGGSAYLDVMELAQHRKLDTARFSNLLMKEKAVALPYEDPVSYGVNAAKPVVDSLSQAEKDRIELLISCTESGIDFGKSISTYIHHYLGLNRNCRLFELKNACYSGTAGLQMAINFILSQTSPGAKALVVATDISRFIGESGGEMTEDWSYAEPSAGAGAVAVLVSETPYAFQVDAGANGYYGYEVCDTCRPTPDSEAGDADLSLLSYLDCCENAFQEYKKRVVGADYQQTFQYLTFHTPFGGMVKGAHRAMMRKMVKAKPPEVEEDFNQRVMPGMTYCQRVGNIMGATSFLSLASTIDNGRFDSPKRLGCFSYGSGCCSEFYSGVVTPQGQERQRRFEIEKQLNERYQLSMEEYHSILLGSGVVRFGTRNVNLDFDFVPGVLAASQGKGRLFLKEIKEFHREYAWY